From the Glycine max cultivar Williams 82 chromosome 11, Glycine_max_v4.0, whole genome shotgun sequence genome, the window acaaaataaacattaatttgTCAGTCAATATGGAATTTTGTAATCCACAAACAACATCATATGGggagaggaaaagaaggaaTGTTGTTGTATGATATATACTTACAGTAGTTACACGTCTTTCACTGAAATATTTGCATTTTTGCAATTCCTTGTAAAGATCACCTTTGGGTCCCActctaaaatcaaataaactcgTTTATGCAAATAAGTTATTTCACAGAAAATGTCAATAGCAATGAATTTAAACCTCTTCAGCAATATCAGCATTAAAAAAACCATACCTGATCATAAAAGTATCCATCGAGGCGCAAAATGTGGGGATGTCGGAGATGACTCTGTATTTCAACTTCACGTCGAAGTTGATGCACAACTTAGGATTGTTGCAATTGACTTAAAGAGTACTTTCAAAGCAACAATATGATTACTCTGTATCAAACAACAATTCAGTTTCACAATTAAATTAACATGTGAAAACAATAAGGTGAAGAAAACCATTTCAGATATATAGAAATCAACAAAGCTCATGTATAATGCAATAGCTCTTATGATCAAACCAACAATTCCAAAATCCTGTTAGGTGAAGACACGCTAAATGCTCATGTAGTAGCTCTTTGGGGTTTAACTGTGGAAAATGCATAGCAACTCACGCCCCTATGGTCCTTGTGTTGAAATGCAATTTTCAATTAGACGAAAGAACAGTGGTGGTAAAGATGAAAAACCCTATACCACTTTACCACAAAGATTGTAATACCTCATCAAAAACCAACTTCTTCAAAAACTTGAGTTGCTACACCTCTAAACAGTTTCTTATTCAAATCCTcaatgagaaatataaaaaaatatgcaaaaatcaCATACAAAGCTTACCAAAGCAACCAAGAATAGCACAAACAAACTTTTCCCCAAACAAATGTAAACACAAGGAAAATAAATCAAGAAGGGAATGAAATAATCCGTAGAAATTAGCGCAATTACGAACTATCCACAATCAACAGGAATTAGTATTGTAATTGttatttgagagagaaaatctGAAAATAATCGCAAACTCATAGTCTTCTCTCTGGCCAAATAGACATGACCAAATTTTCCCCTTCCAAGAGGCTTTTCGATATCGAAATCATTTAGTGTCCACCTTCTTTGCTCCGCAGCTGAACCGAAGCCTCCAAAGAATCCTAACAAAACAAACCACAAACGAATCAAAACCATCACTAGGTTTTGTTGCCGATTAATCAATTCCACAAAGATGAATAGTTTAGTTTCAAGATACGAAAACCCAAgatttaagaaacaaaaaaatggagagaaagagagagatctTATGTTGTTGAGGTTAAGTCTCTATTGCAATGGCCATGATGGATGGAAGCGCAAGGGATGGAGAGAGAAATTTTGAAGAGTGGTCTTAATGGATAGAGTCTCTATTGTATTGTGATGTGTTAGGTTTTACATAAAAACACACAACTCAAGAGGTCGTCGGAGCTAGTGAATACAGGACACAGAGAAATGAGGTGAGGTTGCTGAATAAGGGTGATCATCAGGATGAGAAGCATCCTAGCTTGACGACATGACCTTGTAGGTTTGCTAGCTCAGAGGTGTAGAGGTAACGTAAGTAGGTAGCGCAAGAAGAAGAAAGCAtaaattttggattttgaaaaattttgaaaaaaaatggacGTAAGCGCAAAATGGGAGTGTACGGATTgccgaaagaaaagaaagaagcgttttGTGAAGCGTGTATTATTTGCGATAACAACACGTATGCTTGCTGGTTGTCCTTTTATTATTAGGATATAGACTTTATGCGTGTGCTTCTCCCCTTTTAGACGtgatttaaaaacatttaataatgAAAAGTTATTATCGATATaacagaagaaaaggaaaagtaaaCTAGCAAGAAAAATTATACTCTTGAAAGGGGAAACAAAGTCAATAACCATAgatgattaaaagaaaagaagaaaaaactggCCTCGTCTAGACAAGAACATCATCATTTTGTACAGTCATGTCGTCAACTTATAGACTACCTCACCATTTTATAATCTTTACACCATAAAAAGGCTTGTATAGTACTTTATCTCCTCTGCAGCAGGGGGCATCAGGTGCATTAAAAACAACTGATGAGAGCCTCATCTCGCTTAGCTTAAACTCTTTGTATAAACTTAAAAGCTACAAAATGTACAGTTCTGCAATACAACCGACAACTTTATTTCCAATTGGCTACAACCCATCTTGAGAGATAGGCAAACATAACCTCTTGATCTGGGAGACAAAGAAAGAAGCTCACACTAGCCTCAGTTAGCTGTACAAGATTATTTTTCTAAGCCACCTAAGcaggttgaggaggagcctgAGCAGCTATTCTCCTTTCTGCAACAAATTACATGTGCATATTAGAAGCAGGAGAATGGCTTGGTCTTCAAGTGTGTATGTCGTGTTGTGCACATGCACGGATGCTGAAATATAAGATCGTGTGAGAATGCAAATGAAGAGATGATATATAGAAGGAGTAAGTACCTCCAGCAGCAACAAGTTTTTCTACACGCGTGACGATGTGTTTTCCATAGGTGTACTTTTTCAATGCATTCAAATGAACCTTAATTCGGGAAAGAATCAGCTCACGTTGTTGATCATCACAAGTTTCCAGCACCTTTTGTACAACGTAATTTGCAAATTGATCTTTCATCATCGCCTGCATATAAAAGGAATCTGATTTATCATTTTGTGACAAGCCAAGATCTATTTTACAGGTTGTGGTTCTGGGAGTTAACTAAAGCATTCGCCACACTGACAAATAACAATTCTATTAAACTAAATTCAAGACAGGATATGCCAAACTTTTTCTGTTCAATCATGTAAAGAGGGATAAAAGAAGTCCTACAGATTTTGTAAGTTGAGTTCATGCAATTGCATTGGAAATCATGAAGAAGACCATTACTGATCATTTATGATGGTATTCTAATTTGCTCCAATAAAGAAAGGGAAAGGCATATATTAGGAAGAGAAAGTTTAACAAACCTGAAGAGGCTCATTTTCATCGGTGGTCCCAAGCATCTCACTCACTAGTAATTGGCGCTCAGAAGGACCTCCAAAGGTCAAACATTTCTCTACAACATTGGAGGCAAACTTCTGTTGACTCATTTGAACTATCTTGCCTGCTAATTCCTTTATTATACAAGAACGCTCATGAGGCTTCCCATGTTCCAGCACATGCTGTTATCAAGGAGAGAAGAAACCAAAAGCAAGAGATCAACCCACATGTATAGCAAACAGTATAACATTTAGGGGGTAAAGGAATATTAAGGAAGTAGTGAGTAGGGTCCAGAAGCCTGTATCACACGTGAGAGAACCAACCTAGGATGGCATGTTAAAAGCATAAAGCAAATAGTCCGGGAAGCTAtaataacacatttttaaaaataattataaatagtagCAAGCATTACATGTGTTGCAAAGACATCCGCAATAAATTCGGTTGAAAATCATAAACAAGAAAATTAAGTTTCTAGTTGAAAGGTATCATGATATCATTTATTGATAAGGACAACACTATGTAAAGATTAGAAGCCAGCCAAAGGAAAAGACATTCATATTGTATAGTCAATTAACAGATTTGCAGTAAAAAAGGCTTCAATATAAAGGAGAGTAATTTCAAAACACATTGTAACTTGAGAATTGTGGGTGCACATCCAGAATTGTGGGTGCACGATTATCAAAACTATTTCTaaagaaaagcttgatagaAGGCTTGGAGCCAAGAGTGCACATCCAGAAAATCATGCTCAAGTAAACCAAACAAACGtgagaataataaaaacatgCTTCAACAGTTCCACTACAATGGGAATAAAGAAAGAAGCCCAAACAATCTAGTCAGAAAAAATTGTAAACCTGAACAACGTAGTTGCCATACTGATCCTGAGCTAACATGCTAACTGCACCTAAAATTTCATCCATAACTTTCTGCTGTGTTGTAGGGTCTTTGCAATGTTCCAGCACTCTCTGTCATGTAGAAGGTATTCTTATATGACAAACAATCTTAGTTATACATGATAAGTGTAACATAAGCAGTGAAGGGAAATTACCTGTATCACCCGGCAACCATACGGATGTGTTGATAGGGTCACAACTTGATCAAAAAATGTTGAGACAATAAAGTGGATAGCATCTTCAGGGACACATTCAATACACTTCTGAATGACATGATTACCATTCTGATCGCGTACACAGCGCATGACATTACCATCAAGCTCTTGAACCATCTCTATCTTCTGATCCAGATCAACAACTTCAATGGCCTAAAGTGGGATACATAAttcaaagaacaaaagaaaaatgataagaaaTCAGAAAATTATAGAGTCAAACATATACATATCAACTAATGCAACCATATATTGTCCATACCTTCTGGATGACACGGCAACCATACATTTGAAGGCTAAGTGTCAGAACATGACCAAGAAGTTTGTTGGCTAATTCTCTTCTCTGGGATGCAAGTCCATGCTCAAAAAACTGCAATATACCATTACGGCATTACCAACTATTGCTGATGCAAGAttcatgaaagaaaataataaattgaaagagTAATAATTACCTTTTGAACCACATAATTACCAAAGACATCAGTCATCAAAGCAAGGGAATGTGGCATGATTTCCTGATAAaccatgtttttttcttctgtagTAGCTGTTTCAAGCTTTTGTTGAATAAATCGACTCCCATATTGATCCGCACTAccaatgataataaaataatcaaatttaattcttCAGGGTGACAGCATAAAATGACCAATAGCNNNNNNNNNNNNNNNNNNNNNNNNNNNNNNNNNNNNNNNNNNNNNNNNNNNNNNNNNNNNNNNNNNNNNNNNNNNNNNNNNNNNNNNNNNNNNNNNNNNNCAACAACATGACCCGCAATTTCAGAGAGCTCAAAACACTTTGTTTTATTGGTTTTAAACTCTTCCAACAGAGAAGAAGCAAAACTTTCATCAATGTTCCCAGTATCTGCATGCCAAGGTCCCATGACCCCGGCCAAATTCCTCATTCCAGAAGCAAAACGCATATTCAGTTCATTGTGCCTAACAGGACTTGCAGATCCAACTGGGGAAGTGGATACAACAGAGTTTGCCATTGGACTTCCTGGGTAAGACATCCCGACACCATATGCAGGATTTCCATAATAACCATGAGGAGTGGAGCTGCCTGATTTACCACCCAGCGGTACATTGTATTGGGATTTTTGAGGCGAGAGGATAGACCCAAGATAAGCTTTCTGAAGCTCAAGTAAATTCATGTATGAATTGCCTAAGTAGTTCCTGTCCACAGAGGGGTCATTGAGAGCAGCAAGTTGTGCCGCAGCAAACTCAGACGTCCTCAGGTACTGAAGATACATTGGATCGACAAAAGGAGCCTGAAGAGCACTGCCTGGAATTTGATTTCCCATCCTACCAAGATTATGCACATCAGATGGAGCAGCAGCTCCAGAAGCCAAACCACCTCCAAGAATTCTCAAGTCCATTCCAGGGGATGCCATTGCTGATGCTGCAGCAACATTTTCAAACAAGGGTGGCAGATTACCAGTGCCAAGTTGGTTAGTCATCAAGGATGCCAATGCTGGATTTCCAGCATAGCCACTCAGACCATAGTTACCAAATGAGGAATTTGTACTATCTAAAGGCTGGTACTGGGGTGGCATACTTCCTCCTCTACTAAAATGGGAGGTAGGTGATCCTTTGAAATATGAGTTATTGGAAGGAACAGTAGACTTTTGTAGCTCAACCTGCCTATCCAAGGATGGATTGTTGAGATCTGACCCACTCCTGCTGCTTGCTCTTGAATTTTGCAGGTGTGCTGATTCAGATTTCTTTAAATAGGCATGTTGCTTCCCATGTTCTTGACCACCTTGCCTACCAAAAAGATATCTCTGGTGATTATCAACATCTGATTCAACCTGTGATGGCAAATGGTTTTCACCATCAAGCACATCATCAGCTGACAAGTTCATTACTGACAATGCAGCCACAAGATCCGCTGACTCATTAATGCCAGATGAAACACCATTAAATGCATCTTGACTGGCAATAGCTCTCTTGTCAGAAGCAATGGCTCTGCCACCACCAATTGGCGTGATGCAGGGACTGGGAGCCCTAGCAACAAGTTGTGGATCAGGAGTAGTGCTTCTcgacaaggaagatccaactgCAGCAGCATAGGAATATGAAGCTGGTGGGCCAACATTTTGGGCCGCAGATGATCCTGACCTGAGCACATCAGCGGGTGTGGACTCACGGTGTACATGAGCCAACTCTGCATCAGCAGAACTACTGATATCATTTTCATCAAATGCATTACGACTGGATGGACGAGAAGGAAGGCGTGCAATAGAGGTATTATGCCCCAAATCATCCTGCACAATTGCTCGTTGTAAATGATGGGCAGAAGGAAAATgataggaaaataaataaacctaagaaaaaatatcaaagcAAATATATGCAAAATTCAGTACAGAAATGTTAAGAATTAATAGTGGcaagaaaaatatatgttgctacaagaaaacttttaaaatgcAAAGGCAAACAAATAATAATCTGGATATACCATATATTCAGAGATATATCAAAATCAACATTTACTCCGCTTCAAGACTGAGGTATATAAAATTCTTCAAAACTACTGAGTGTAAAGCCAATTCAATCTACACGTGTTCATGTTTGATGGAAATTGAGTGAGAAAATGTAACTGGTGTAGAAGCATGAACTCCTGGAATGAATTTCTTTGACAAACCATGAACCAAAACTGTAAGTAAGAGAAAAGAAGGGACGCTTAGAGAAAATTTAGCGAAGAAGTGCTTCTGCAAAATGCAAATTCtgtttttttaagatataaaatgAAAGGCACACTGTATTCTGACTACAACTTCAAATATATAGTGAGCTGTGTAGAAGAGACTGTTGTAACTGAATTACTTCGGTTGAACAGATTCTGTAATAATTCATCTATAACGGAAACAGAAAGTAGTTACATAATATGTTAGCTGAAATCACAGACTGATGGCCATGAATCCTTTGCAGTGGAAAATTCACTGCAGCAGATACAGTGAAAAATGTAACCGTCTCTTCTATTAAAtgctatatttataatattttataggaTAAATTAATATTTCGGGCATATAAGAATGTCTAGGAACCAGCAGCTTGCCTGCCGTCTTGGGGGAATGGGTGCAGTCTCTCTTCTGACANNNNNNNNNNNNNNNNNNNNNNNNNNNNNNNNNNNNNNNNNNNNNNNNNNNNNNNNNNNNNNNNNNNNNNNNNNNNNNNNNNNNNNNNNNNNNNNNNNNNNNNNNNNNNNNNNNNNNNNNNNNNNNNNNNNNNNNNNNNNNNNNNNNNNNNNNNNNNNNNNNNNNNNNNNNNNNNNNNNNNNNNNNNNNNNNNNNNNNNNNNNNNNNNNNNNNNNNNNNNNNNNNNNNNNNNNNNNNNNNNNNNNNNNNNNNNNNNNNNNNNNNNNNNNNNNNNNNNNNNNNNNNNNNNNNNNNNNNNNNNNNNNNNNNNNNNNNNNNNNNNNNNNNNNNNNNNNNNNNNNNNNNNNNNNNNNNNNNNNNNNNNNNNNNNNNNNNNNNNNNNNNNNNNNNNNNNNNNNNNNNNNNNNNNNNNNNNNNNNNNNNNNNNNNNNNNNNAATTACAAtcattaatcaaaattttgaaacaatgcCACAAatcagaacataaaaatcaattcttAGCATAAAATAATACAACGAGATCATATGCAACCTCACAACATATGCATCAATTAATCATGTTACCgatgaaatgaaaatataaaatgccAAGTCACACAATACAGGAAAAATAGAAACAGATGCATCACTGAGTCAATTAGCCAATCAATGAAAGAAGAAGCAAGCCACCTGAAAAATTTCCACAAAGCTCTTTTGTTTGCTAAGCCCTAGTCCAGGCAAACCAATCAGTCCATCACCACCCCACTCGGCcgaaccttttgttttttcattatcCACCTCACTCTCTTGTTTCCTCATGTTAAAACCTGGTGGGGTAGAAAAAAGCAATCTTCCACCATTATCATCAGTTCTGTTCACTTTCCTCCTATCTCCAATTCCACCTAGAGCTGAAGCTCCACCTTTAAGTCTTTGTTGAAACCTCCAATCCTCCTTTGACAGCAAAGGAGGTGGCAGCCTAGGGTTCAAATTCACATTGGAGTAGTAGTATGAAAGATACGCTGGATCAGACCTAACCTCTTCCTCAGAAGTAATCCCATTCACATCCTTAGTCCCTTGAAACTCCAAAAAAGCGACAGGAGCACCAGTGGCAGGAGCACCGGCAGCACCACCAAAAAATCCCCCAACAGCACTTAAAGAACCCTCCACAGTTGGAGGCGCTGATCCACTCCTATAAATATTAAGCTCTCGTTCACGATCATCAGCATCTTGTCTGCGTTGCTCACGAAGCAACATCCCGATCTCCTTCTCCAATTCATCACCAAAAGAACCCTCGTTACTCCCAAGCATAGGTCTTCTTCCCAATTCAgacaacatttttcaaaatcacaATTTGATCACCACCCACCAATCCTCAAACACATATAGCTAATACTAATCACTACCCACCAGCAGAAATCAAACCCTAACCCGGAATACTACACAAAAACTCAATCTTTTCTTATCCCAGAGCGTAAACCGCCACACCCCATATTAACAACTTCAGAAAATTCTAACTAGCAGTTactgcaaaaaaagaaaaagaaaaacaataaacttTCCTCGTAAAAACTGCACTGAAGTCACTTCTGAAGCTGAAACAAAACCAGCCCAAGAATCAAGTAAAAAATGAGATTGAGAAATTCACTCTAAGTTCCCCAGAATTGGTCTCCATGATTATAGACAATAAATTCCTATGACATGTTTTTCCAaaggataatatatatatacacacacaagaACAAAATTAACGCGGAAAGAACAGCGAGAGAACAAGACACAGTGAGGGAGGAATGGTGCactgagattaaaaaaaaaacgaaggGAAATCAATGTGGCGGCGACTGCTTCTTACAAAACCCTTAAGGGCCGTTTTGGTATATTGGAattttatagtttcttgataaTCCTACATAATCTTACGTAGGAATATTTATCAACGGGAATAGCTCACTTGTTAGGATAGCACGTGCCAATTGATTATTGTAAGTTCTCTTATATATtgtttgttattaaaaaaataacattccagaaaatattttatatattttttgtcaaatcATATATAtccataataatatatataatatcaaacatttgattattataatttttaaaaatataaactaattagttcaaaattatatatattatttaaattaaaatataattaatatttaatatataatttctagtttatttgaaattttaaaaatatataagtaaatatatCTATTAT encodes:
- the LOC106795173 gene encoding pumilio homolog 2, giving the protein MLSELGRRPMLGSNEGSFGDELEKEIGMLLREQRRQDADDRERELNIYRSGSAPPTVEGSLSAVGGFFGGAAGAPATGAPVAFLEFQGTKDVNGITSEEEVRSDPAYLSYYYSNVNLNPRLPPPLLSKEDWRFQQRLKGGASALGGIGDRRKVNRTDDNGGRLLFSTPPGFNMRKQESEVDNEKTKGSAEWGGDGLIGLPGLGLSKQKSFVEIFQDDLGHNTSIARLPSRPSSRNAFDENDISSSADAELAHVHRESTPADVLRSGSSAAQNVGPPASYSYAAAVGSSLSRSTTPDPQLVARAPSPCITPIGGGRAIASDKRAIASQDAFNGVSSGINESADLVAALSVMNLSADDVLDGENHLPSQVESDVDNHQRYLFGRQGGQEHGKQHAYLKKSESAHLQNSRASSRSGSDLNNPSLDRQVELQKSTVPSNNSYFKGSPTSHFSRGGSMPPQYQPLDSTNSSFGNYGLSGYAGNPALASLMTNQLGTGNLPPLFENVAAASAMASPGMDLRILGGGLASGAAAPSDVHNLGRMGNQIPGSALQAPFVDPMYLQYLRTSEFAAAQLAALNDPSVDRNYLGNSYMNLLELQKAYLGSILSPQKSQYNVPLGGKSGSSTPHGYYGNPAYGVGMSYPGSPMANSVVSTSPVGSASPVRHNELNMRFASGMRNLAGVMGPWHADTGNIDESFASSLLEEFKTNKTKCFELSEIAGHVVXXSADQYGSRFIQQKLETATTEEKNMVYQEIMPHSLALMTDVFGNYVVQKFFEHGLASQRRELANKLLGHVLTLSLQMYGCRVIQKAIEVVDLDQKIEMVQELDGNVMRCVRDQNGNHVIQKCIECVPEDAIHFIVSTFFDQVVTLSTHPYGCRVIQRVLEHCKDPTTQQKVMDEILGAVSMLAQDQYGNYVVQHVLEHGKPHERSCIIKELAGKIVQMSQQKFASNVVEKCLTFGGPSERQLLVSEMLGTTDENEPLQAMMKDQFANYVVQKVLETCDDQQRELILSRIKVHLNALKKYTYGKHIVTRVEKLVAAGERRIAAQAPPQPA